In the genome of Leucobacter luti, one region contains:
- a CDS encoding ATP-binding cassette domain-containing protein, with the protein MTAWRRAAASPAFIAGAILTLALIAIAVLAPVLAPADPAAQELTGGLLPPSPEHWFGTDQLGRDVLSRMLFAARTDLGLAVTAAIAPFVIGVTVGLVSGYFGGATDWVASRVTDTVIAFPFYVLVIAIVFAVGAGEGGIVLAFALVGWVGYARVLRAMTAALRESGWVQAARGGALSHARVLVRHVLPNVLPQAIVLLATEIVLIMVAIVTLGYLGLGIQPPTPDWGTMIADSQQFVTTHWWLPTFPGLAVVLTGIAFSLLGDGIGDALRVGGRRIRARRVPRRGSASAHARPGAPRQAVAPGAVSVRNLQIEASGDSAAEPLVAGISLEAAPGEAVGIVGESGSGKSLTLRALLGMLPSGVRVTAGDIAVGGRVGMVFQDPLTALDPLTRVGTQLREAIQAADRNRGAQLDAAARVRELLIAVQLTDIERMAASYPHQLSGGQRQRVVIAMALASDPAVLLCDEPTTALDVTVQRGVLALLDELRRSRGLTLVFVSHDLAVVAELCERVLVLRAGTVIEVGVTQRVVREPKAAYTRQLLDAVPRLPEPGLVRELVYESPPAITASIAAAAGLAVNDVTVAYGRSIAVDRASFTVAPGTSLGIVGESGSGKTTLARAIVGQLKIARGELSFGGTRLGATRSTAQRREIQLMPQDPYSSLNPRRTVGEALGELLRVHRIVPRAAVAPRVGELLTRVRLDPALAAAYPHELSGGQRQRVALARALAVEPRVLVADEPTSALDVSVQASIIELLRELQRELGLTVLLVSHDLAVVHALCERVIVMRAGAIVETAGREFFTAPRSDYGRDLLAAVPRLP; encoded by the coding sequence ATGACCGCCTGGCGCCGCGCCGCGGCCTCACCTGCGTTCATTGCTGGCGCGATCCTCACCCTCGCCCTGATTGCCATCGCGGTGCTGGCTCCGGTGCTTGCTCCCGCAGATCCGGCAGCGCAGGAGCTCACCGGAGGGCTGCTCCCGCCCTCGCCCGAGCACTGGTTCGGCACCGATCAGCTCGGCCGCGACGTGCTCTCCCGCATGCTGTTCGCCGCCCGCACCGACCTGGGCCTCGCGGTCACAGCCGCGATTGCCCCGTTCGTGATCGGTGTGACCGTTGGTCTCGTCTCGGGCTACTTTGGCGGCGCCACCGACTGGGTTGCCTCTCGCGTTACCGACACGGTCATCGCGTTCCCGTTTTACGTGCTCGTGATCGCCATCGTCTTCGCCGTGGGAGCCGGGGAAGGCGGGATCGTGCTCGCCTTCGCGCTCGTCGGGTGGGTGGGCTATGCCAGGGTGCTGCGCGCGATGACCGCGGCGCTGCGTGAGTCTGGCTGGGTGCAGGCGGCCAGAGGTGGGGCGCTCTCCCACGCCAGGGTGCTCGTGCGCCACGTACTGCCGAACGTGCTGCCCCAGGCGATCGTGCTGCTCGCCACCGAGATCGTGCTGATCATGGTCGCGATCGTCACACTCGGCTACCTCGGGCTCGGGATCCAGCCGCCCACCCCTGACTGGGGCACCATGATCGCCGATTCGCAGCAGTTTGTCACCACCCACTGGTGGCTGCCGACGTTCCCCGGCCTCGCCGTCGTACTCACCGGCATCGCGTTCTCGCTGCTGGGAGACGGGATCGGGGACGCACTCAGAGTGGGCGGACGCCGTATACGAGCTCGCCGTGTGCCGCGGCGGGGCAGCGCGTCTGCCCACGCGCGTCCCGGTGCGCCACGCCAGGCCGTGGCTCCTGGCGCTGTCAGCGTGCGGAACCTCCAGATTGAGGCCAGTGGCGACTCGGCTGCGGAACCTCTGGTCGCTGGAATCTCTCTGGAAGCTGCTCCTGGCGAAGCAGTCGGCATCGTCGGTGAGTCAGGATCCGGAAAGAGTCTGACGCTGCGGGCGCTGCTCGGTATGCTGCCCTCCGGCGTCCGGGTCACAGCTGGCGACATCGCAGTGGGCGGCAGGGTGGGCATGGTGTTCCAAGATCCGCTCACTGCGCTCGACCCGCTCACGCGGGTGGGAACGCAGCTGCGCGAGGCGATCCAGGCTGCGGATCGGAACCGCGGGGCACAGCTCGATGCTGCGGCGCGGGTACGGGAACTCCTCATCGCTGTGCAGCTCACCGATATTGAGCGGATGGCGGCATCGTACCCGCACCAGCTCTCTGGCGGACAGCGGCAACGCGTGGTGATTGCGATGGCGCTCGCCAGCGATCCCGCCGTGTTGCTCTGCGACGAGCCGACGACGGCGCTCGATGTCACAGTGCAGCGCGGGGTGCTCGCGTTGCTCGATGAGCTGCGCCGCAGTCGCGGGCTCACACTCGTGTTCGTGAGCCACGACCTCGCCGTGGTCGCCGAGCTCTGTGAACGAGTGCTCGTGCTGCGCGCTGGCACCGTCATTGAGGTGGGGGTGACGCAGCGTGTGGTGCGGGAGCCGAAGGCCGCATATACGCGGCAGCTGCTGGACGCGGTACCTCGGCTCCCAGAACCGGGGCTCGTGCGAGAGCTTGTCTACGAATCGCCCCCCGCGATCACCGCCTCGATCGCAGCTGCAGCAGGGCTGGCTGTCAACGACGTCACTGTCGCGTATGGGCGCTCAATTGCCGTGGACCGTGCATCGTTCACCGTGGCGCCAGGCACGTCCCTCGGGATCGTTGGCGAGTCCGGATCGGGCAAGACAACACTCGCTCGGGCAATCGTCGGGCAGCTCAAGATCGCGCGCGGAGAGCTCAGCTTCGGCGGCACCCGCCTGGGCGCAACGCGATCCACTGCGCAACGGCGCGAAATCCAATTGATGCCGCAGGATCCATACTCCTCGCTCAACCCCCGCCGCACAGTGGGTGAGGCACTGGGGGAGCTGCTGCGAGTGCACCGGATCGTGCCGCGGGCCGCGGTGGCTCCGAGGGTGGGCGAGCTGTTGACGCGTGTGCGCCTCGATCCCGCGCTCGCCGCAGCGTACCCGCATGAGCTCTCTGGCGGCCAGCGGCAGCGCGTCGCCCTCGCACGCGCGCTCGCCGTTGAGCCGCGAGTGCTGGTCGCGGATGAACCAACGAGCGCGCTTGACGTGTCAGTGCAGGCCAGCATTATCGAGCTGCTGCGCGAACTCCAACGCGAGCTCGGACTCACCGTGCTGCTTGTCTCACACGATCTGGCCGTGGTGCACGCCCTGTGTGAGCGCGTGATCGTGATGCGCGCAGGGGCGATCGTCGAGACCGCAGGGCGCGAGTTCTTCACCGCGCCGCGATCTGACTACGGGCGGGACCTCCTCGCCGCGGTTCCACGACTGCCGTAA
- a CDS encoding ABC transporter permease: MRKSGRGRAAVLATARVLGRVAPVMLGVVVAVFFLLRLVPGDPAAMILGERATPQALAALRAQLGLDLPLWQQFTDFLWGLITRFDTGDSLVTGVSTRELILAKAPVSLGIVVFAVVLAVIIAVPLAVTAALRQDGWVDHLVRILPAVGMGMPLFWIGLLLIIVFGVQLRWFPVGGVGTGPGSRS; encoded by the coding sequence GTGAGGAAAAGCGGACGGGGGCGCGCAGCGGTGCTGGCGACCGCGCGCGTCCTCGGCCGTGTGGCGCCGGTGATGCTCGGTGTCGTCGTTGCGGTGTTCTTTCTGCTGCGGCTGGTGCCTGGAGATCCGGCGGCCATGATCCTTGGCGAGCGCGCGACCCCGCAGGCACTCGCCGCGCTGCGCGCCCAGCTCGGGCTGGATCTCCCGCTGTGGCAGCAGTTCACCGATTTCCTGTGGGGACTCATCACACGCTTCGACACGGGAGACTCGCTCGTCACCGGGGTCTCCACCCGCGAGCTGATCTTGGCGAAGGCCCCGGTCAGTCTTGGAATCGTCGTGTTCGCGGTGGTGCTGGCCGTGATCATCGCGGTGCCGCTCGCCGTGACGGCAGCGCTGCGCCAGGACGGCTGGGTGGACCACCTCGTGCGGATCCTGCCAGCAGTGGGCATGGGCATGCCGCTGTTCTGGATCGGACTGCTGCTGATCATCGTGTTCGGGGTGCAGCTGCGGTGGTTCCCGGTCGGCGGAGTCGGCACAGGGCCGGGGAGCCGCTCCTGA
- a CDS encoding ABC transporter substrate-binding protein, with the protein MNTPSPARRRRLALAASALAAALLLSACAGGTAPDAGGETSDPVSGGTLTFGRAAAANDLDLNQQITANNAFAIDKIFEPLVSFDADGKIIPWLAEYTVDDAGTSYVFTLREGLQFSDGTDVTPADVVFSLKRHQEVEGPLPLTAPISDIAETGEREVTITLTEAYTPFISELASFSNGIFPADFGGLNEQEFFQQPIGTGPFVVTEWDPNGDMTFVKNEHYWQEGKPYLDGLVYRVIADDAQLRQQLAAGQIDAIDTVPAANAAEVSAAASTELSQTPGWSTEQVFFNTQREQFGDEHVRRAIAHAIDREGITAATTFDTAEVANALLPPTITDSANDTVTPLEFDLDAAKAELAKSAFPDGFETTLLIASGNAQRAQIAQIVQESLGKIGIDVTIEQLDIAVFRERFFAYDFDFMLNSGQSDAPDPNGFITFQADPAGFSKSYWTHYEDDRVTELMHEGRTTPEGEERTKIYAEIQQILADQVPYVPLFFPSNLKATTSDVHGFTVLPNGSVLFQDTWLGNGGTA; encoded by the coding sequence GTGAATACTCCATCCCCCGCGAGGCGCCGGCGCCTCGCCCTCGCTGCCTCAGCGCTCGCGGCAGCGCTGCTGCTCTCCGCCTGCGCAGGCGGAACAGCCCCCGATGCAGGTGGCGAGACGAGCGACCCGGTCTCCGGCGGCACGCTCACCTTCGGCCGCGCAGCCGCGGCGAACGATCTCGACTTGAACCAGCAGATCACGGCGAACAACGCCTTCGCGATCGACAAGATCTTCGAGCCGCTCGTGAGCTTCGACGCTGACGGCAAGATTATCCCGTGGCTCGCGGAGTACACGGTGGACGACGCCGGCACGAGCTACGTGTTCACGCTGCGCGAGGGCCTGCAGTTCTCCGACGGCACGGACGTCACCCCTGCCGATGTGGTGTTCTCGCTGAAGCGGCACCAGGAAGTTGAGGGGCCGCTGCCGCTGACCGCGCCGATCTCAGACATCGCCGAGACCGGTGAGCGCGAGGTCACGATCACGCTCACTGAGGCCTACACTCCGTTCATCTCCGAGCTCGCGAGCTTCTCGAATGGGATCTTCCCCGCCGACTTCGGCGGGCTGAACGAGCAGGAGTTCTTCCAGCAGCCGATCGGCACCGGCCCGTTCGTGGTGACCGAGTGGGATCCGAACGGCGACATGACGTTCGTGAAGAACGAGCACTACTGGCAGGAGGGGAAGCCCTACCTCGACGGTCTCGTCTACCGCGTGATCGCGGACGATGCCCAGCTGCGGCAGCAGCTCGCGGCTGGCCAGATCGACGCAATCGACACCGTCCCCGCGGCGAACGCTGCCGAAGTGAGCGCGGCTGCAAGCACGGAGCTGTCGCAGACACCCGGGTGGTCGACGGAGCAGGTGTTCTTCAACACACAGCGCGAGCAGTTCGGCGATGAGCACGTGCGCCGCGCGATCGCGCACGCGATTGATCGCGAGGGCATCACCGCCGCCACAACGTTTGACACCGCCGAGGTTGCGAACGCGCTGTTGCCCCCGACGATCACAGACTCCGCCAACGACACGGTTACGCCGCTCGAGTTCGACCTCGACGCCGCGAAGGCGGAGCTCGCGAAGTCCGCGTTCCCTGACGGCTTCGAGACGACTCTGCTGATCGCGAGCGGCAACGCACAGCGCGCGCAGATCGCCCAGATCGTGCAGGAGTCACTCGGCAAGATCGGCATCGATGTCACGATCGAGCAGCTTGATATCGCGGTGTTCCGCGAGCGCTTCTTTGCCTACGATTTCGACTTCATGCTCAACAGCGGCCAGTCAGACGCGCCGGATCCGAACGGATTCATCACCTTCCAGGCCGATCCTGCCGGTTTCAGTAAGTCGTACTGGACGCACTATGAAGACGACCGTGTCACTGAGTTGATGCACGAGGGGCGCACGACGCCAGAGGGGGAGGAACGCACGAAGATCTACGCGGAGATTCAGCAGATCCTCGCGGATCAGGTGCCATATGTTCCGCTGTTCTTCCCGTCGAATCTGAAGGCGACCACGAGTGACGTGCACGGTTTTACGGTGCTCCCCAACGGCAGCGTGCTGTTCCAGGACACCTGGCTCGGAAATGGTGGCACCGCATAG
- a CDS encoding amidohydrolase family protein — MFTPDEVRDAVRRADRVGAGVMVHAWGGTAIDDAIAAGATSIEHGIFLTPAQATAAAAAGMTLVPTLRIYHLVQRMIVAGTLPAAFRARVDEAVGAHPRAVRLARDAGLPIALGTDSGTPEQHGTARLEFDALVAAGLSPAEALHAATRTGAALLARVAGDAGAEARTVVGTLDPGAVADAVLLRRDPREPGALSDPTAVVRVVLGGTVLDPTELARAAPDPAVHAPYPQTSQPQTPARKDHK, encoded by the coding sequence GTGTTCACGCCAGACGAGGTGCGCGACGCCGTGCGGCGTGCAGACCGCGTCGGGGCCGGAGTCATGGTCCACGCCTGGGGCGGCACGGCCATTGATGATGCGATTGCCGCCGGCGCCACGAGTATTGAGCACGGCATCTTCCTGACTCCCGCGCAGGCAACGGCAGCGGCAGCGGCGGGGATGACGCTCGTCCCGACACTGCGGATCTATCACCTGGTGCAACGCATGATTGTGGCGGGCACGCTCCCGGCAGCGTTCCGTGCCCGCGTTGACGAAGCGGTCGGCGCGCATCCACGTGCGGTGCGACTGGCGCGCGACGCCGGGCTGCCGATTGCACTGGGCACTGACTCGGGCACCCCCGAGCAGCACGGCACCGCCCGGCTCGAGTTCGACGCGCTCGTTGCTGCCGGCCTGAGCCCAGCTGAGGCGTTGCATGCCGCGACCCGCACGGGTGCGGCACTGCTTGCGCGGGTCGCTGGTGATGCCGGCGCGGAAGCCCGCACGGTCGTCGGCACGCTCGATCCCGGAGCAGTGGCAGATGCCGTACTGCTGCGTCGCGACCCACGGGAACCCGGTGCACTTTCGGACCCGACCGCCGTGGTGCGTGTGGTGCTCGGAGGCACCGTCCTCGATCCGACAGAGCTCGCACGCGCAGCGCCCGATCCGGCCGTCCACGCTCCGTACCCGCAGACTTCTCAGCCCCAGACTCCCGCCCGAAAGGACCACAAGTGA
- a CDS encoding amidohydrolase family protein: MDQKRVSGVPANGLVTTPAGITGVRLLDASGGFTPPSRIAWTDGCFTHATAGPVETAGQRPSELDGTGLWLIPGLVDAHVHAAWHAFDAADRDLPSAIATRRATAHGLAQTLAAGITSVRDAGGLSAPELAQIPAGARPRIQLSVRMLDRAAATVAGGLDRAVDAVLAEGARWVKLVGTAGRCCGTGGGRARAGVHARRGARRRAACRPRRGRSHGPRLGRHGH; encoded by the coding sequence ATGGACCAGAAACGTGTGTCGGGGGTGCCCGCGAACGGCCTCGTCACCACGCCGGCCGGGATCACAGGCGTGCGGCTGCTCGATGCCAGCGGAGGCTTCACCCCACCGAGCCGGATCGCGTGGACGGACGGGTGCTTTACGCACGCAACTGCGGGGCCGGTCGAGACAGCAGGCCAGCGGCCAAGCGAACTCGATGGCACGGGGCTGTGGCTCATTCCCGGGCTCGTCGATGCGCACGTGCACGCCGCGTGGCACGCCTTTGACGCCGCGGACCGCGACCTCCCCAGTGCGATAGCGACGCGGCGGGCGACAGCGCACGGGCTCGCGCAGACGCTCGCGGCCGGGATCACCAGTGTGCGCGATGCCGGCGGGCTCTCAGCTCCCGAGCTCGCCCAGATCCCAGCGGGCGCACGGCCACGGATACAGCTTTCGGTGCGGATGCTGGATCGCGCTGCGGCTACGGTGGCGGGCGGCCTCGATCGGGCCGTTGACGCGGTGCTCGCCGAGGGTGCGCGCTGGGTCAAGCTGGTGGGGACGGCCGGCCGGTGTTGCGGCACCGGCGGGGGCAGGGCTCGAGCCGGTGTTCACGCCAGACGAGGTGCGCGACGCCGTGCGGCGTGCAGACCGCGTCGGGGCCGGAGTCATGGTCCACGCCTGGGGCGGCACGGCCATTGA
- a CDS encoding DUF2568 domain-containing protein: MTSTTTPQPTRSTATLQLVRGLFQLVAIVAITVWGFLAWPLPFPGILTGLGLMALAVLLWALFLSPRPVLRVDRFAAALFELLLLAAAVGAILSLGIFWVWPALFGVAGAVVGYLSSRRAR; encoded by the coding sequence GTGACCAGCACCACCACCCCTCAGCCCACCCGTTCGACCGCGACCCTCCAGCTCGTCCGCGGGCTCTTCCAGCTCGTTGCGATCGTCGCGATCACCGTCTGGGGATTCCTCGCCTGGCCGCTCCCCTTCCCCGGCATTCTGACCGGCCTCGGACTGATGGCACTCGCGGTGCTGCTGTGGGCGCTGTTCCTATCGCCGCGGCCCGTGCTGCGCGTCGACCGCTTCGCGGCCGCGCTGTTCGAGCTGCTGCTGCTCGCCGCCGCCGTCGGGGCGATCCTGAGCCTCGGGATCTTCTGGGTGTGGCCCGCACTGTTCGGCGTTGCTGGCGCCGTGGTCGGTTACCTATCCTCGCGCCGCGCACGGTAG
- a CDS encoding LLM class flavin-dependent oxidoreductase, producing the protein MTLPRAVAGASADELILGLDTFGDVTFAPDGSRNSDAQVLRDVVAQATLADQLGVDAITLGEHHRDDFAISSPEIALAAIAGKTERILLGTGVTVLSSDDPVRVYERFATLDAVSSGRAEVILGRGSFTESFPLFGYRLEDYDTLFSEKLELFARLRSEGPVTWSGRHRTPLVEQEVYPKTEQPNGVNAWIGVGGSPQSVLRSVQIGIPMMLAIIGGAPERFLPFANLYRQTQAELGREQMPLGVHSPGHIAENDAEARDQLWPHFETNRNRIGAERGWPATTRAEFEREADSGSLYVGSPETVAQRIAATVRTLGADRFDLKYSNGTMPHAQQLRSIELYGTVVIPRVRELLRTAD; encoded by the coding sequence ATGACTCTTCCTCGCGCTGTCGCCGGCGCCTCCGCAGACGAGCTGATCCTCGGTCTCGACACGTTCGGCGACGTCACCTTCGCCCCAGACGGTAGCCGCAATTCCGACGCGCAGGTGCTGCGCGACGTCGTAGCGCAGGCCACACTCGCGGATCAGCTGGGCGTCGATGCGATCACGCTCGGGGAGCACCACCGCGACGATTTCGCGATCAGCTCTCCCGAGATCGCACTCGCGGCGATCGCGGGGAAGACCGAACGGATCCTGCTCGGCACTGGCGTCACTGTGCTGTCAAGCGACGACCCGGTGCGGGTATACGAGCGATTCGCGACGCTCGACGCCGTGAGCTCCGGGCGCGCAGAGGTGATCCTGGGTCGGGGCTCCTTTACCGAGTCGTTCCCACTGTTCGGGTACCGGTTGGAAGACTACGACACCCTGTTTTCCGAGAAGCTCGAACTCTTTGCGAGGCTGCGCAGCGAAGGGCCCGTGACGTGGTCCGGCCGCCACCGCACTCCGCTCGTCGAGCAGGAGGTGTACCCGAAGACAGAACAGCCGAATGGGGTCAACGCCTGGATCGGTGTCGGCGGCAGTCCGCAGTCCGTGCTTCGCTCGGTACAGATCGGAATTCCGATGATGCTCGCCATCATCGGCGGCGCCCCAGAACGCTTCCTGCCGTTCGCCAACCTCTACCGGCAGACCCAGGCGGAGCTGGGTCGCGAGCAGATGCCGCTCGGCGTGCACTCGCCCGGGCACATCGCCGAGAACGACGCAGAAGCGCGTGACCAGCTGTGGCCGCATTTTGAGACGAATCGGAATCGGATCGGTGCCGAGCGCGGCTGGCCAGCGACAACACGCGCCGAGTTCGAGCGCGAGGCCGACTCCGGCTCGCTGTACGTCGGCTCGCCAGAGACTGTGGCGCAGCGGATCGCGGCGACCGTGCGCACGCTCGGCGCGGATCGCTTCGACCTGAAGTACTCGAACGGCACGATGCCGCACGCGCAGCAGCTGCGCAGCATTGAGCTCTACGGGACTGTGGTGATCCCGCGCGTGCGCGAGTTGCTGCGCACTGCTGACTAG
- a CDS encoding LacI family DNA-binding transcriptional regulator encodes MGSSDVTIVDIARALGISKTAVSSALHGRGRVSEETKQRVLSQAERMGYVSNRAAQRLRGGRHGAIGLHLPVDLRELAFYMEFAFGVGDVAAATGLDLLLRTAEATSDSRPQIDGLLVVDPTPDTFPAATSGLGSAPIVAVGEYRGDGHERVAAWIAADHRGLAGEVLDALAAQGAARPAIAAIATPREPLWAGDVVAGYGDWCAIHHRAALVIRVPVSPTDTEIAEALVAAEAAGHDALLWVAQSVVPHALALQAQGIGASVRLGTMAAEPGPARVVGVDLRPREYGRAAAELLLRVIDGAATDSEYVRHEALIVTPPQTP; translated from the coding sequence ATGGGCTCTTCCGACGTGACAATCGTTGACATTGCGCGGGCGCTCGGGATATCGAAGACGGCGGTGTCTTCGGCACTGCACGGTCGAGGAAGGGTGTCCGAGGAGACGAAACAGCGAGTGCTCTCGCAGGCCGAGCGAATGGGGTACGTCTCGAATCGCGCGGCACAGCGGCTGCGCGGAGGCCGACACGGCGCGATCGGGCTGCACCTGCCCGTTGATCTCCGTGAGCTCGCGTTTTACATGGAGTTCGCCTTCGGGGTTGGTGATGTTGCCGCGGCGACGGGATTGGACCTATTGCTGCGCACAGCGGAGGCGACGAGTGATTCCCGGCCGCAGATCGATGGCCTGCTTGTGGTCGATCCCACGCCCGATACGTTCCCCGCCGCGACCTCCGGCCTCGGATCCGCGCCGATCGTGGCCGTCGGCGAATATCGCGGCGACGGGCACGAGCGCGTTGCGGCGTGGATTGCGGCCGATCATCGCGGGCTCGCGGGCGAGGTGCTCGACGCTCTTGCCGCACAGGGCGCAGCACGACCGGCGATTGCCGCGATCGCCACGCCGCGGGAGCCGCTCTGGGCTGGCGATGTCGTAGCCGGATACGGTGACTGGTGCGCCATCCATCATCGTGCCGCGCTGGTGATCCGGGTGCCTGTCTCGCCCACCGACACTGAAATTGCTGAGGCGCTCGTCGCCGCAGAGGCTGCCGGCCACGACGCCCTTCTGTGGGTGGCGCAGAGCGTCGTGCCGCACGCGCTCGCACTGCAAGCACAGGGGATCGGGGCCAGCGTGCGACTGGGCACGATGGCTGCCGAGCCCGGTCCGGCCCGCGTCGTCGGAGTGGACTTGCGGCCGCGTGAGTACGGCCGCGCGGCCGCCGAACTGCTGCTCCGCGTCATTGATGGCGCAGCGACCGACAGTGAGTATGTGCGTCACGAGGCGCTCATCGTGACCCCGCCGCAGACGCCCTAG
- a CDS encoding MFS transporter has protein sequence MSTTTAPASSGLAALTGKVIMGFVGTWVIALMAANLVPVLIAAMVQDLGVDIATAGALATGMTAGSALAMFVTTRFIAHADRPKLGRIGLVAMILGYGIAAALLTTPAVMGGLMLGGIGAGIMIATGTAAASSTQNPDRTVTTVMVINRVGATALLALAPLFHNDLRSVLIVITALGVLGLILAGGLPNLPGFPAQSSATSTASAHGAVTTSAPTTTERAITTTAIVLAISMCLWSLTEDMVYSMTSVLATQAGISPETSGMLLAGKVGGGLIGALLAPLALRWLGRSWSLVIIIAISTVTKFIMITSGSAVAYGTSIIVWGVMYGAILVLVTGLAAVMDVTGRVGVIVSGFYLAGVAFGPLIGGQLVGTLSPLQYALVVTAPSVVFGAALFIISRSRRKFEDGNTTAVAVAQSPAPAAARD, from the coding sequence GTGTCAACCACCACCGCCCCCGCTTCAAGCGGGCTCGCCGCCCTGACCGGGAAAGTCATCATGGGCTTTGTCGGCACCTGGGTCATCGCGCTCATGGCCGCGAACCTCGTGCCGGTGCTCATCGCCGCGATGGTGCAGGATCTCGGCGTCGACATTGCGACGGCTGGGGCGCTCGCAACGGGCATGACCGCCGGATCAGCCCTCGCGATGTTTGTCACCACGCGGTTCATTGCCCATGCAGATCGCCCGAAGCTCGGCCGGATCGGGCTCGTCGCCATGATCCTCGGCTACGGGATCGCGGCTGCGCTGCTCACCACCCCGGCCGTCATGGGCGGGCTGATGCTCGGCGGGATCGGCGCGGGCATCATGATCGCGACCGGCACGGCCGCCGCGTCATCGACCCAGAATCCCGACCGCACCGTCACCACGGTGATGGTCATCAACCGCGTCGGCGCGACCGCGCTGTTGGCGCTCGCACCGCTGTTTCACAACGATCTGCGCTCCGTGCTCATCGTGATCACGGCGCTCGGCGTGCTCGGCCTCATCCTCGCAGGCGGCCTGCCGAACCTGCCGGGGTTCCCCGCACAGTCCTCAGCCACCTCCACGGCGTCCGCGCACGGCGCTGTGACCACGAGCGCGCCAACCACCACGGAGCGCGCCATCACCACCACGGCAATCGTGCTCGCAATCTCGATGTGCCTGTGGTCCCTCACGGAAGACATGGTCTACTCGATGACCAGCGTGCTCGCGACCCAGGCCGGCATCTCGCCCGAGACCTCCGGCATGCTGCTCGCTGGCAAAGTCGGCGGCGGACTCATCGGTGCACTGCTCGCCCCGCTCGCGCTGCGCTGGCTCGGCCGAAGCTGGTCGCTCGTCATCATCATCGCGATCAGCACCGTCACCAAGTTCATCATGATCACGAGCGGCTCAGCCGTCGCGTACGGCACCTCCATCATCGTCTGGGGTGTGATGTACGGCGCGATCCTCGTGCTCGTCACCGGCCTCGCAGCGGTGATGGACGTCACCGGCCGCGTCGGCGTCATCGTCTCAGGCTTTTACCTCGCTGGCGTGGCGTTCGGTCCGCTGATCGGCGGTCAGCTCGTTGGCACCCTGAGCCCGCTGCAGTACGCCCTCGTGGTCACGGCCCCAAGCGTGGTGTTTGGTGCAGCGCTCTTCATCATCTCGCGCAGCCGCCGCAAGTTTGAGGACGGCAACACGACCGCGGTCGCCGTAGCGCAGTCCCCCGCTCCCGCCGCCGCGCGCGACTAG
- a CDS encoding amidohydrolase family protein, whose amino-acid sequence MSQQQQHQQPFAERIVVADRVHTFAQASPPAAQSTALSALPTAVALAGDRVLAVGTVESLGEVAGPDTQIETHPGATIVPGLVDGHTHIVFGLELTRGEQLTDLSLAAAQDRMARAAAAAAPGEWVFGWGVDPNIFTDTGFTGRIFDEATGDRPMFLRMRDAHSAVINSAAISLVGLTGAETFPDESAVGVAADGTPTGYLLELAAMDLVLAQVPAEPIEVRAERLTAVLTGMAASGLTGTHVMDFHPGSREVLELLEERGELPVRLRFSPWCRQAPMRRCWPSSRPCRVSTVAAGVSRA is encoded by the coding sequence ATGTCCCAGCAGCAGCAGCACCAACAGCCGTTCGCCGAGCGCATTGTCGTCGCGGATCGCGTCCACACCTTCGCTCAGGCCAGCCCGCCGGCAGCGCAGAGCACCGCGCTGTCCGCGCTCCCGACCGCGGTCGCCCTCGCGGGTGATCGCGTGCTCGCCGTCGGCACGGTGGAGAGCCTGGGCGAGGTGGCTGGACCGGACACCCAGATTGAGACACACCCAGGTGCCACAATCGTGCCGGGGCTCGTGGACGGCCACACGCACATCGTGTTTGGACTCGAGCTCACCCGTGGCGAGCAGCTCACGGACCTCTCACTGGCCGCGGCCCAAGATCGCATGGCGCGTGCTGCAGCTGCTGCAGCGCCGGGCGAGTGGGTGTTCGGTTGGGGCGTCGACCCCAATATCTTCACAGACACCGGCTTCACTGGCCGGATCTTTGATGAGGCGACGGGCGACCGGCCCATGTTCCTGCGCATGCGTGATGCCCACTCGGCCGTCATTAACTCCGCGGCAATCTCCCTCGTTGGCCTCACCGGAGCCGAGACGTTCCCAGACGAGTCAGCGGTCGGAGTTGCCGCAGATGGCACACCAACCGGGTACCTGCTGGAGCTCGCCGCGATGGATCTCGTGCTCGCACAGGTCCCGGCCGAACCGATCGAGGTGCGCGCCGAACGGCTCACCGCCGTACTCACGGGGATGGCAGCGTCGGGCCTCACCGGCACGCACGTGATGGACTTTCACCCTGGGAGCCGCGAAGTGCTTGAACTGCTCGAGGAGCGCGGCGAGCTGCCCGTGCGGCTGCGGTTCTCCCCATGGTGCCGCCAGGCGCCAATGAGGCGGTGCTGGCCGAGTTCGCGGCCCTGCAGGGTCTCCACGGTCGCCGCTGGCGTGTCGAGGGCGTGA